One window from the genome of Coturnix japonica isolate 7356 chromosome 21, Coturnix japonica 2.1, whole genome shotgun sequence encodes:
- the SCNN1D gene encoding amiloride-sensitive sodium channel subunit delta: protein MEQEAAREEEERKEGLIEFYDSFKDMFEFFCKNTTIHGTIRLVCSSSNKMKTAFWTLLLLASFGMLYWQFALMFSQYWAYPVVLTMSMHSEPKMFPAITICNLDPYRFDLVSEHLAQLDRMAERSVTILYGINTSASLFHVNENSIHVRDLPSTGNHNRSSFKLSQNFSLLRTTEFNNRTGKRQSLVGFRLCNATGGNCFYKTYSSGMDAILEWYRFHYMNIMSQQPVIINISDHEEKIEDMVYSCQYDGEPCRPSDYIHFHHPVFGSCYTFNSKGTDSFWTATKPGIPYGLSLILRAEQKDHIPLLSTVAGVKVMIHNHNQTPFLEHEGFDIRPGIATTIGIQQDEVNRLGGNYGKCTTDGRDVKVKLLYNSYTLQACLHSCFQHIMVQKCGCGYYYYPLPPGAEYCNYNKQPAWGHCFYQLYSRLRNHHLNCFDQCPKPCRESLYKVSAGTAKWPSRKSQDWIRQALRHQNGYNSTSNRKDIAKVTIYYKQLNYQSVNESPLLSDNLLLSSMGSQWSLWFGSSVLSVVEMLELLIDTLVLSLLFCYQRFRSKTLKVAHTPSIPSVSLTLESYRVVQEAGKDIAPAHGHTSGLHMAAANSSDPHPAQHPARQYLSTAQTWC, encoded by the exons ATGGAGCAGGAAGCGGcgagagaggaggaagagagaaaagaaggcttgATAGAGTTCTATGATTCCTTCAAGGACATGTTTGAGTTCTTCTGTAAGAACACAACCATCCACGGCACCATCCGCCTCGTGTGCTCGAGCAGCAATAAGATGAAAACAGCCTTTTGGACACTGCTCTTACTTGCCAGTTTTGGCATGCTCTACTGGCAGTTCGCACTCATGTTCAGTCAATACTGGGCCTACCCCGTTGTCCTGACCATGTCCATGCATTCAGAGCCCAAAATGTTTCCAGCAATTACCATCTGCAATCTGGATCCATACAG ATTTGATCTGGTTAGTGAGCACTTGGCTCAATTGGATCGCATGGCAGAGAGATCTGTTACCATTCTATATGGCATCAACACATCCGCCAGCTTATTCCATGTCAACGAGAACAGCATCCACGTGAGAGACTTGCCAAGCACaggaaaccacaacagatcCAGCTTCAAACTGAGCCAGAACTTCTCTCTACTGAGAACAACTGAGTTCAATAATAGGACAGGAAAGAGGCAGTCCCTTGTGGGCTTCAGACTG TGTAATGCCACAGGTGGGAACTGCTTCTACAAGACCTACTCATCTGGGATGGATGCGATCCTTGAGTGGTACAGGTTTCACTACATGAACATCATGTCCCAGCAGCCAGTTATAATCAACATTTCTGATCACGAGGAGAAGATAGAAGACATGGTCTACTCCTGTCAGTACGATGGGGAGCCCTGCAGGCCCAG TGACTACATTCACTTTCACCACCCAGTCTTTGGAAGCTGCTATACTTTTAATAGCAAGGGAACAGATTCCTTCTGGACAGCAACAAAACCAGGAATTCCTTATG GACTTTCCCTTATCCtgagagcagaacagaaggaTCACATCCCACTCCTGTCTACAGTAGCAGGTGTGAAAGTGATGATACACAACCACAACCAGACGCCGTTCCTTGAGCATGAAGGCTTTGACATCCGACCAGGCATTGCCACCACCATTGGCATCCAGCAG GACGAGGTGAATCGCCTGGGTGGCAATTATGGGAAATGCACAACAGACGGCAGGGATGTGAAAGTTAAACTCCTCTACAACTCCTACACCCTGCAG GCTTGTCTGCATTCCTGCTTTCAGCACATAATGGTTCAAAAATGTGGCTGTGGGTATTACTACTACCCACTGCCTCCCGGGGCTGAGTACTGCAACTACAACAAGCAGCCTGCGTGGG GCCACTGCTTTTACCAGCTGTACAGCAGGCTCAGGAACCACCACCTGAATTGCTTTGATCAGTGCCCCAAGCCTTGCAG GGAGTCACTCTACAAGGTGTCTGCTGGGACAGCCAAATGGCCATCGAGGAAGTCTCAG GACTGGATCCGCCAAGCTCTAAGGCATCAGAATGGATATAATTCTACAAGCAACAG GAAGGATATTGCCAAGGTGACCATCTACTACAAGCAGCTGAACTACCAGTCTGTGAATGAGTCTCCTTTGCTCTCG GATAATCTGCTTCTGTCCAGCATGGGAAGCCAATGGAGCCTCTGGTTTGGGTCCTCGGTGCTGTCTGTAGTGGAAATGTTAGAGCTGCTCATAGATACGTTGGTGTTGTCTCTCCTCTTCTGCTACCAAAGGTTCAGGTCGAAGACACTAAAAGTAGCCCACACCCCCTCCATCCCTAGTGTGAGTCTGACCCTAGAAAGCTACCGTGTTGTGCAGGAGGCTGGGAAGGACATTGCTCCTGCCCATGGCCACACTTCAGGACTGCACATGGCTGCAGCCAACAGCAGTGACCCACATCCTGCCCAGCATCCAGCAAGGCAATACCTGAGCACTGCCCAGACGTGGTGCTGA
- the UBE2J2 gene encoding ubiquitin-conjugating enzyme E2 J2, with protein sequence MSNNSNKRAPTTATQRLKQDYLRIKKDPVPYICAEPLPSNILEWHYVVRGPETTPYEGGYYHGKLIFPREFPFKPPSIYMITPNGRFKCNTRLCLSITDFHPDTWNPAWSVSTILTGLLSFMVEKGPTLGSIETSEFAKRQLAAQSLAFNLKDKVFCELFPEVVEEIKQKQKAQEELNSRPPSLPLPDVVPDGEAHYGQNGIPLLNGHVPLAPANHPGLQQANRNHGLLGGALANLFVIVGFAAFAYTVKYVLRSIAQE encoded by the exons ATGAGCAACAACAGTAATAAGAGAGCACCGACGACAGCAACACAGAGACTTAAACAAGACTACCTTCGAATTAAGAAAGATCCAGTGCCTTATATCTGTGCAGAACCCCTCCCATCTAATATCCTTGAATG GCACTATGTTGTCCGGGGACCTGAAACAACTCCTTATGAAG GTGGCTATTATCATGGGAAACTAATATTCCCCAGAGAATTTCCTTTTAAACCTCCTAGTATTTATATGATTACACCTAATGGAAGGTTTAAGTGTAATACAAG GTTATGTCTTTCAATCACTGATTTCCACCCGGATACGTGGAATCCAGCTTGGTCAGTCTCAACCATCTTGACGGGCCTCCTTAGTTTCATGGTGGAAAAGGGTCCCACCTTGGGCAGCATAGAGACTTCAGAGTTTGCA AAACGACAACTCGCTGCACAAAGCTTAGCATTCAATTTAAAAGATAAAGTCTTTTGTGAGCTCTTCCCTGAAGTGGTGGAG gagattaaacaaaaacagaaagcacaagaagAGCTCAACAGCAGACCTCCATCCCTCCCTTTACCAGATGTTGTCCCTGATGGGGAAGCACACTACGGTCAGAATGGAATCCCCCTTCTGAACGGGCACGTTCCATTGGCTCCTGCCAACCATCCTGGCCTCCAACAGGCCAACCGTAACCATGGACTCTTAGGTGGAGCTCTGGCGAACTTGTTTGTTATAGTTGGTTTTGCAGCCTTTGCCTACACAGTCAAGTATGTACTGAGAAGCATAGCACAAGAATga